The Coccidioides posadasii str. Silveira chromosome 2, complete sequence genomic interval aaaaaaaaattcaccACCTTGACCTATATCATAGCTCTTCATCAGTTTCCATCTTGTCAACCTGCTGCTCTGCCTTATTTGCTTCCCGAGCTAGAGAGGCTTCTTTATCAATCATTTGCCGCGATATAGCCACAATGTTGTCTTCGATGAGCTGTTGACCGACGTCTTGAATGTCTGTGTGTATATAAATTGAGAAACAGGGTCCGGACTCAACAAGGATTAAAGAATTACTTACGCTTCTTCGGGTCCACTTTTCCGACATATCTCGTCTTAAGCTGATCCTTTGTGAGCTCGGTCTCCTCTTTCACTCGCTTCTCGTATCCTTCTGCAAGGCCAACAAGTTTCTGTAGTCTCTCGACATTCTGCACTCCATCTTCACGGAAATTCTTCATCTGCAGGGCGTCCGTCCAAACATGCTTGTGTAGATTCATCAACATATTTTCCTCTAACCCAGTCTTTCGATAATTGATAGCGATGCTATAGTAATGTCGGTTCAGACCGTGGATGAGAGCTTGGATCGACGGCTTGTTGAGGTGGCCCAAATTGGAAGTGGTTTGACGAGGCTCTTGGCCCATTACAAGAGTTTGTGGCGCGATCAACCGGAATGCATCGATGACAACTTTTCCTTTAACAGACTGAATCGGGTCAATGACGACAGCGACGGCACGCGGAGTAAGTTGTTCGAAGGACTGTTGCGTGTTGATATCGACCGAGGAGAGCCAGCATCCAAAACCAGGATGGGAGTGATACCATCCAACCACTGTCTCTGGTCTACACGTAGGTTAATACGTTCTGTCACGCTTGGGAGGGGGAAGAAACTAGATATATCCGGCCGTCAACGAACCTTCCTGTTTGTCGGAGCATGTCCATCATGTTTGTCTGAAATACGGGGTCGACTGCCTCAACGCTGACACCGGTACCACTCTGCGGCATAGCAAATACATCGACGACTCTAACAGTATATTCGTCCACGAAGTCTCCGAGCATCAAGCCCATGACCTCCATTGGCACACCGGCACGACCATGCCGCAGCATCTTTAAGAGGGCGAGCGAAGAAATGTGGACAGTCTCTGAATTGTCTATGAGGTTCGGGGTATCCTGGAACGGGCAATTTGTCAGTTCCGACATGGAGTAAAAGTCATGCCCCAGGGTCGAGGCTTAAAAGACAACTTTCGACCAGCTGCCACAGCTGAAGAGCAGGCATACGTACCCCACTGGGAGCAGCATTCATACCCATCCCCTGGGCAGCTTGGAGCATTCGACTCAGGCGCTCCATTTTGAATATGAGACCTGTCTAGCCTTGCGAGCAGTAAGGAGATAGGAAAACGGGACGGGATGTAATATCCACGCCCAAAGGGTAAGCTAAAGGGCAAGCTGTTGAAACAAAAGAGCGGAGTGGCGCGGGTGCTGGAGAAAGAGAGGCGGCGAGATAAAATGGATAGGGAACTCAGAACAGCCTGTTGCCCTAGACGGATTTAAGATGGAGGTTTTGGATGTGGTTGTGCGGGTGTGGTTTCTGACTGAGCAGATGGAGCAGCGCGAGTGAGTCCGTTCTCTCCGTCCGCTGCGCTGTCCAGGTTGCCTGTCTGGATCGCAAGCCACAGCAGGCGAGGCGCGAGAGCTGTCGACGGGCCAATCAGCACGAGGATACCCATTAGTCAGCAGAGGCCAAACCTTAAGCTTGTGGCTCCGTCAGTCAGGTGCCCGGCGGCCAATCAGCAGGCGGTGCCGTACTTTGTGCTTGTTCCCCCCATGAAATCATCCGCGCAGCAGgtcttcctctctctcgGCCCTCCGTAGTAATTCTCTGCCTTTCTCACTCCGTTCTTCTCGCATTCACTGCTGGCTAATGTGCCTGTGCCATTCTCTTCTGTTCAGCGCTCTGTTCCAGTCAGTCAATCCTAGACTCTGGCACTTCACTGCTTGCTTCCACTTTGTTCAAATTTCACTCCACCCCCCGTTGTCCTCGTCGCACGCACGTTTGATAGCAACTAAGCGCTCCCGATTTGGCCGATTGCAGCCATGGCTGGTCTCGGTCCCATTGATCTTTCTATGACGAATGGAGCTGCTGAGAAGAAACGAGTTGCTTATTTCTACGATTCCGACGTGGGCAACTATGCTTACGTTGCTGGGCATCCGATGAAGCCTCATCGGATTCGAATGACCCATAGCTTGGTCATGAATTATAGCTTGTACAAGAAGATGGAAATCTACGTAAGTTGCTTCTGTACACATCCCTTTAAtttttcctcctctttttttttttttttttttttttttttgttttgtttttttggTTGCCTCTTTGGGGTCCTTTGCGTACGTGCTGCTGGCCCGGTTTTGGGTAAATTTTACTGACAAGGCTACCCCTTCAGCGCGCCAAACCGGCCACCAGGCTAGAAATGACACAGTTTCACACTGATGAATATATTGATTTTTTGTCCAAAGTAACCCCCGACAACATGGAAAGCTTTCAGAAAGAGCAGCAGCGATACAACGTGGGTGATGATTGCCCCGTATTCGACGGACTCTTCGAATTTTGCGGCATCAGCGCCGGCGGCTCCATGGAGGGCGCGGCGCGCCTTAACCGGGGCAAATGCGACATCGCCGTGAACTGGGCCGGTGGTCTTCACCACGCAAAGAAGAGCGAAGCCAGTGGCTTTTGCTACGTTAACGGTAAGTTGTTTCCTTGGTTTGTATCCCTAATTTCCTTGTTGACGTGCTCAAAAGACATCGTTCTCGGAATCCTCGAGCTGCTTCGTTTCAAACAGCGCGTTCTCTATGTCGATATTGATGTACACCACGGTGACGGTGTCGAAGAGGCCTTCTACACGACCGATCGCGTTATGACCGTCTCATTTCACAAGTACGGTGAGTACTTCCCCGGCACGGGCGAACTCCGCGATATTGGTGTCGGTGCCGGGAGGTATTATGCAGTGAACGTTCCGCTGCGCGATGGTATAAACGACATCTCATACAAAGGAATTTTCGAACCCGTGATCAAGAACGTAATGGAGTGGTATCGACCTGAGGCCGTCGTCCTCCAGTGTGGCGGTGATAGTTTATCGGGTGACCGTCTTGGTTGCTTTAACCTCAGTATGAGAGGCCATGCCAACTGCGTGAAATACGTCAAGAGCTTTGGACTCCCGACCATGATCTTGGGTGGCGGCGGGTACACCATGAGAAACGTTGCCCGTACGTGGGCATTTGAAACGGGTCTGCTTGTCGGGGAGCAGCTGCCCACCGAATTGCCCTACAATGATTACTATGAAGTAAGCTCCCCACATCCTTTAATAACCACGCTTTGCTAACGTGTTGTTGAAAAGTATTTTTCGCCCGATTACGAACTGGATGTTCGGCCATCCAATATGGATAATAATAACTCTAGAGAATATATCGATAGAATCCGGAAGCAGGTCATTGAGAACCTGAAGCGTTCCGCCCACGCGCCTTCCGTGCAGATGACGGATGTTCCCCGTGACGCTTTGGTCGATGGCATGGATGACGAGGCCGACGCTATCCTTGACGATCTGGATGAGGACGAAAACAAGGATACGCGATTCACAAAGAGACGATTCGATCAATATATTGAAAAAGAAGGTGAACTAAGCGAGAGTGAAGATGAGGAGATGGCAGCTGAGAATGGTGTCCGCCGCCAACCCAATGGCACAAAGCGGCGCAATCAAGTCAATTACCGAAACTTAGAACCTGAATCTGGAATGAACAGTGGTATTGCCACTCCTCGCGATGCGTCTTCCGTCGCTGATGAGGAGGTTTCTGATACGAAGATGGACGATGTTGGAGATATTGATATCCCGGATAAGCGCTCACCTACCCCCACTGCGGAACCTTCAACTCGACCTGAATCAAGGATAGAGACGGAGGAGCCCTCCGTTCCAGAGCAACAAACAGCCCCCACGACTGAAAATGAAGACAAAATACCGGTAGCATCTCCTCCAGTGTCGCCACAGGGGTCGGCACAACCGAATGGTGACGAGGATACCAATATGGAGGACGCAATCGTCGAGCCAGAGCCATCCGAGCCGCCAACGGCCCCCAGCGAACCTTTGGTCGCTACTCCCCCCAAATCACCTCAACCTGAAGCTTCGGCCCAATCAGCCACATCTCCTCACCCCGCAGAACCTGAGGAGGGTCCTGCGAATGCTGAGTGACGGATGCGTCTACTTTACGACAATATGTAGCTCCAAGACATGTACTCATGCGGCATTTGATTTTCAAGGTCTGGCGCCAGGAGAATACTAGGCGAGGTTTCATCATATGAGAGTTCTAGCAAGGCGTGGAAAAGCGGCTTGGGGTGGTGGGTAATCTACTTTACTTCGGCAATGGGGTTTTCTCTTCATGTTCTTGTCATATATCTATAGTGTCTATGTTATTTTTAGTTTCTACGGCAATGTACAGCGTTGTGTCTGCCCATTCGCTGCTCTTCCAGCGCTCGGCCACCCGATAAGCTTTGCGATTAGGGTTTAGGGCTACTCACGTGCTCAAGACAGAGCCCCGTGACTCCGCAACACGCGCCAA includes:
- the RPN11 gene encoding multicatalytic endopeptidase (BUSCO:300016at4751~EggNog:ENOG410PHCZ~COG:O~MEROPS:MER0022005~BUSCO:9907at33183); translation: MERLSRMLQAAQGMGMNAAPSGDTPNLIDNSETVHISSLALLKMLRHGRAGVPMEVMGLMLGDFVDEYTVRVVDVFAMPQSGTGVSVEAVDPVFQTNMMDMLRQTGRPETVVGWYHSHPGFGCWLSSVDINTQQSFEQLTPRAVAVVIDPIQSVKGKVVIDAFRLIAPQTLVMGQEPRQTTSNLGHLNKPSIQALIHGLNRHYYSIAINYRKTGLEENMLMNLHKHVWTDALQMKNFREDGVQNVERLQKLVGLAEGYEKRVKEETELTKDQLKTRYVGKVDPKKHIQDVGQQLIEDNIVAISRQMIDKEASLAREANKAEQQVDKMETDEEL
- the RPD3 gene encoding histone deacetylase (EggNog:ENOG410PHUX~COG:B~BUSCO:4679at33183); translated protein: MAGLGPIDLSMTNGAAEKKRVAYFYDSDVGNYAYVAGHPMKPHRIRMTHSLVMNYSLYKKMEIYRAKPATRLEMTQFHTDEYIDFLSKVTPDNMESFQKEQQRYNVGDDCPVFDGLFEFCGISAGGSMEGAARLNRGKCDIAVNWAGGLHHAKKSEASGFCYVNDIVLGILELLRFKQRVLYVDIDVHHGDGVEEAFYTTDRVMTVSFHKYGEYFPGTGELRDIGVGAGRYYAVNVPLRDGINDISYKGIFEPVIKNVMEWYRPEAVVLQCGGDSLSGDRLGCFNLSMRGHANCVKYVKSFGLPTMILGGGGYTMRNVARTWAFETGLLVGEQLPTELPYNDYYEYFSPDYELDVRPSNMDNNNSREYIDRIRKQVIENLKRSAHAPSVQMTDVPRDALVDGMDDEADAILDDLDEDENKDTRFTKRRFDQYIEKEGELSESEDEEMAAENGVRRQPNGTKRRNQVNYRNLEPESGMNSGIATPRDASSVADEEVSDTKMDDVGDIDIPDKRSPTPTAEPSTRPESRIETEEPSVPEQQTAPTTENEDKIPVASPPVSPQGSAQPNGDEDTNMEDAIVEPEPSEPPTAPSEPLVATPPKSPQPEASAQSATSPHPAEPEEGPANAE